A region of Alkalidesulfovibrio alkalitolerans DSM 16529 DNA encodes the following proteins:
- the ccsA gene encoding cytochrome c biogenesis protein CcsA, producing MRILLVLAALTLCLAQYMIWVYAPIEATMGLVQKIFYLHLPMSWWALISFFLVFVASILYLVRGEARYDRFAGAAAELGVLFTSLALLTGMFWGRAAWNVWWTWDPRLTTTLVMWFVYAAYLALRGAPMHEGRRAKACAVLGIVAFVDVPLVFYSARMWRSIHPAVIGTKGGGMEPEMWHAMGASLVAFGLLFIALLVLRLRVLAAQDEISARTAVLADENV from the coding sequence ATGCGCATCCTGCTTGTCCTCGCCGCCCTGACCTTGTGTCTGGCCCAGTACATGATCTGGGTCTACGCGCCCATCGAGGCCACCATGGGGCTCGTGCAGAAGATATTCTACCTCCACCTGCCCATGTCCTGGTGGGCGCTCATTTCCTTTTTCCTGGTCTTCGTCGCCAGCATTCTCTATCTGGTGCGCGGCGAGGCCCGCTACGACCGCTTTGCGGGCGCTGCGGCCGAACTGGGCGTGCTCTTCACGAGTCTTGCGCTGCTCACGGGCATGTTCTGGGGCCGGGCGGCGTGGAACGTTTGGTGGACCTGGGATCCGCGGCTGACCACGACCCTGGTGATGTGGTTCGTCTACGCGGCCTACTTGGCGCTTCGCGGCGCGCCCATGCACGAAGGCAGGCGCGCCAAGGCCTGTGCCGTGCTTGGTATCGTGGCCTTCGTGGACGTGCCGCTGGTCTTTTATTCGGCCAGGATGTGGCGCTCCATCCACCCCGCGGTCATCGGGACCAAGGGAGGGGGCATGGAGCCCGAGATGTGGCACGCCATGGGCGCGAGCCTCGTCGCCTTCGGCCTTTTGTTCATTGCGCTGCTCGTGCTCAGGCTCCGCGTCCTCGCGGCCCAGGACGAGATTTCGGCGCGCACGGCCGTCCTGGCCGATGAAAACGTGTGA
- a CDS encoding CcmD family protein has protein sequence MTTTYLIAANVAVWLGLCGYVAFLAVRLAGLERSLKRFAALRGNEEVRS, from the coding sequence ATGACCACGACCTATCTCATCGCCGCCAACGTGGCCGTCTGGCTCGGCCTGTGCGGTTACGTGGCCTTTTTGGCGGTCCGCCTGGCGGGCCTTGAGCGAAGCTTGAAACGTTTCGCCGCCTTGCGCGGGAACGAGGAGGTCCGGTCATGA
- a CDS encoding tetratricopeptide repeat protein — MTRAAKSSGTNGATPGAIGPVGGKVLVLLVAASLVVMFLSSLFYRMENPSRIVAPREQPRQAMGGGGPAAMSEADMEAVRGLMQRLAENPDDPEAQLELARRFLAMNAWDRAASFAQSAVNLMPTNPEALNLYGVALFRMERYAESAAILEQLVAVAPGNVMALFNLGVIYKHYLDNPLEGEERLRRALAIEPKDERVRAMIEAELARAPEHLQ; from the coding sequence ATGACGCGTGCCGCCAAATCCTCGGGAACGAACGGCGCGACCCCCGGCGCGATAGGCCCGGTCGGCGGGAAGGTGCTCGTGCTTCTGGTCGCGGCCTCGCTCGTGGTCATGTTCCTGTCCTCGTTGTTCTACCGCATGGAGAACCCCTCGCGCATCGTGGCTCCGCGCGAGCAGCCCCGCCAAGCCATGGGGGGCGGCGGCCCGGCAGCCATGTCAGAGGCCGACATGGAGGCCGTGCGCGGCCTGATGCAGCGGCTGGCCGAGAACCCGGACGACCCCGAAGCGCAGCTCGAACTGGCTCGTCGCTTCCTGGCCATGAACGCCTGGGACAGGGCCGCATCTTTCGCCCAGAGTGCGGTGAACCTCATGCCGACCAATCCCGAGGCGCTGAACCTTTACGGCGTGGCCCTGTTCCGCATGGAGCGCTACGCCGAGTCCGCGGCCATTCTGGAGCAACTCGTGGCGGTTGCGCCCGGAAACGTCATGGCCCTCTTCAATCTCGGCGTGATCTACAAGCATTACCTCGACAACCCGCTCGAAGGGGAGGAGCGCCTGCGCCGGGCCCTCGCGATCGAGCCAAAGGACGAGCGTGTGCGGGCCATGATCGAGGCCGAACTCGCCAGGGCTCCGGAACATTTGCAATAG
- the guaB gene encoding IMP dehydrogenase — protein sequence MEKILYEGLTFDDVLLLPAYSEVTPDLVDVATDLTPEIRLNIPLLSAAMDTVTESDMAIAIARAGGVGVIHKNMPIEYQCYEVEKVKKSESGMIHDPVTIGPDMRVGEALQLMSEYRISGLPVVKGEELVGILTNRDVRFVTDMNTPVSQLMTSERLITVPEGTSLEEAKYHLHANRIEKVLVVDADNRLKGLITIKDIEKRDKYPNSCKDSKGRLRVGAAIGVGADRDRRAEALLAEGVDFLVLDSAHGHSRNIIESVRTIKTAFPACQLVAGNVATYEGAKALFEAGADTVKVGIGPGSICTTRVVAGCGVPQISAITEAVRAARECGGRIIADGGVKFSGDIVKALAAGADTVMMGSMLAGTEESPGETILYQGRTYKTYRGMGSIDAMRQGSGDRYFQDKTKKLVPEGVVGRVPYKGPVTETLFQLVGGLKSGMGYTGCATVADLQQKARFVRISSAGLRESHVHDVAIVKESPNYRVES from the coding sequence ATGGAGAAAATTCTCTACGAAGGCCTGACCTTCGACGACGTCCTTTTGTTACCGGCGTATTCCGAAGTCACGCCGGACCTGGTGGACGTCGCCACGGATCTGACCCCGGAGATCAGGTTGAACATTCCGCTCCTGTCCGCGGCCATGGATACCGTGACCGAATCGGACATGGCCATCGCCATCGCGCGCGCTGGCGGCGTGGGCGTGATCCATAAGAACATGCCCATCGAATACCAGTGCTACGAGGTCGAGAAGGTCAAGAAGTCAGAGTCCGGAATGATCCACGATCCCGTGACCATCGGCCCCGACATGCGCGTGGGCGAGGCCTTGCAACTCATGTCCGAATACAGGATTTCAGGGCTTCCGGTTGTCAAGGGCGAGGAACTGGTGGGCATTCTCACCAACCGCGACGTGCGCTTCGTCACGGACATGAACACCCCGGTGTCACAGCTTATGACCTCCGAAAGGCTGATCACCGTGCCTGAAGGCACGAGCCTTGAAGAGGCCAAATACCACCTGCACGCGAATCGCATCGAAAAGGTTCTGGTGGTAGACGCGGACAATCGCCTCAAGGGGCTGATCACCATCAAGGATATCGAGAAGCGCGACAAGTATCCCAACTCCTGCAAGGATTCCAAGGGCCGTCTGCGCGTGGGCGCGGCCATCGGCGTGGGCGCGGACCGCGACCGCCGGGCCGAGGCGCTTCTGGCCGAAGGCGTCGATTTCCTGGTCCTGGACTCGGCCCACGGCCACAGCCGCAACATCATCGAGTCGGTGCGCACCATCAAAACCGCGTTCCCCGCCTGTCAGCTCGTTGCGGGCAACGTGGCCACCTACGAAGGCGCCAAGGCCCTCTTCGAGGCAGGCGCGGACACCGTGAAGGTCGGCATCGGCCCCGGCTCCATCTGCACCACGCGCGTGGTGGCAGGCTGCGGCGTGCCCCAGATCTCGGCCATCACCGAGGCCGTGCGCGCCGCGCGCGAATGCGGCGGCCGGATCATCGCCGATGGCGGCGTCAAGTTCTCCGGCGACATCGTGAAGGCCCTTGCCGCTGGCGCGGATACGGTCATGATGGGTTCCATGCTCGCGGGAACCGAGGAAAGCCCGGGCGAGACGATCCTCTACCAGGGGCGCACCTACAAGACCTATCGCGGCATGGGCTCCATCGACGCCATGCGCCAGGGCAGCGGCGACCGCTACTTCCAGGACAAGACCAAGAAGCTCGTGCCCGAGGGCGTCGTGGGCCGCGTTCCCTACAAGGGACCGGTGACCGAGACCCTGTTTCAACTCGTGGGCGGGTTGAAATCCGGCATGGGCTACACTGGCTGCGCCACGGTGGCAGACCTGCAGCAAAAAGCCCGTTTCGTTCGTATTTCCTCGGCCGGGCTGCGCGAGAGCCACGTGCACGACGTGGCCATCGTCAAGGAATCGCCCAACTACCGCGTCGAAAGCTGA
- a CDS encoding ABC transporter substrate-binding protein, with product MSKRLFSVLVAALAVALFAAPSFAASVKIAVAAPFTGAAAPYGDNVKAGVQIKVDEINAAGGINGNKLEVVWMDEQCDPKEAATVAPKIAQDKSILAVVGHVCSSAHLAALPNYVRAGVAAISPTATNVAISEKNQDRAGKVWSFRNVYRDDFQGVFMARYAKNMLGLNSVAVFYENNDYGIGLKDAFSAEAKKIGLNVVGEEAYVKGAQDFAPQLTKFRAANPEGIFISGYYGEGALIASQAKQLGMDVVKLGGEGLDNVDYIKLARDAAEKTYVAVPFIEDVASPEAKQFIEKFKATYKRDADYMSVNAYDATGIVAEAIAKGGADREKVREAMAGFNASNPYMGIGGKTVFDEKGDCEKPAFVKMVIDGKFAAAPKQMN from the coding sequence ATGTCCAAGAGACTGTTCAGTGTCCTGGTCGCGGCCCTGGCCGTGGCGCTTTTCGCCGCCCCGTCCTTCGCGGCCTCGGTCAAGATCGCCGTGGCCGCCCCCTTCACCGGCGCTGCCGCCCCTTATGGCGACAACGTCAAGGCCGGCGTCCAGATCAAGGTTGACGAGATCAACGCCGCCGGAGGCATCAACGGGAACAAGCTCGAAGTCGTCTGGATGGACGAGCAGTGCGATCCCAAGGAAGCCGCCACCGTCGCTCCCAAGATCGCCCAGGACAAGAGCATCCTGGCCGTCGTCGGCCACGTCTGCTCCTCCGCCCACTTGGCCGCGCTGCCCAACTACGTGCGCGCGGGCGTGGCCGCCATCTCCCCGACCGCGACCAACGTCGCCATCTCCGAGAAGAACCAGGACCGCGCGGGCAAGGTCTGGTCGTTCCGCAACGTGTACCGCGACGATTTCCAGGGCGTGTTCATGGCCCGCTACGCCAAGAACATGCTGGGCCTGAATTCCGTGGCCGTGTTCTATGAGAACAACGACTACGGCATCGGCCTGAAGGACGCCTTCTCCGCCGAAGCCAAGAAGATCGGCCTGAACGTCGTTGGCGAGGAAGCCTACGTCAAGGGCGCCCAGGACTTCGCGCCGCAGCTGACCAAGTTCCGCGCCGCCAACCCCGAGGGCATCTTCATCTCCGGCTACTACGGCGAGGGCGCGCTCATCGCCTCCCAGGCCAAGCAACTGGGCATGGACGTCGTCAAGCTCGGCGGCGAGGGCCTGGACAACGTTGACTACATCAAGCTCGCGCGCGATGCCGCCGAGAAGACCTACGTGGCCGTTCCCTTCATCGAGGACGTCGCCTCTCCCGAGGCCAAGCAGTTCATCGAGAAGTTCAAGGCCACCTACAAGCGCGACGCCGACTACATGAGCGTCAACGCCTACGACGCCACCGGCATCGTTGCCGAAGCCATCGCCAAGGGCGGCGCGGACCGCGAGAAGGTGCGCGAGGCCATGGCCGGCTTCAACGCCTCCAACCCCTACATGGGCATCGGCGGCAAGACCGTGTTCGACGAGAAGGGCGACTGCGAGAAGCCTGCGTTCGTGAAGATGGTCATTGACGGCAAGTTCGCCGCTGCGCCTAAACAGATGAACTAG
- a CDS encoding ABC transporter ATP-binding protein — protein MLKVDGIRTFYGNIEALKGVSIEVERGEIVTLIGANGAGKSTTLMSICGVTPPRTGSVVFEGTDVTRMPTDRIVALGITQVPEGRLIFPGLTVRENLLMGAYLRKDKAGIAQDLDHVDSLFPILKERRTQHGGTLSGGEQQMLAIGRALMARPKLLLLDEPSLGLAPIVVENIFEVIKKINAEGVTVMLVEQNAQMALSIAHRAYVLETGKVTLSGDAKQLMNDPKVKSAYLGLD, from the coding sequence ATGCTTAAAGTCGACGGCATTCGCACCTTCTATGGCAACATCGAGGCGCTCAAGGGTGTCTCCATCGAGGTCGAGCGCGGCGAGATAGTGACTCTCATCGGCGCGAACGGCGCGGGCAAGTCCACCACGCTGATGAGCATTTGCGGCGTCACGCCGCCGCGCACCGGCTCGGTCGTCTTCGAAGGCACGGACGTCACCCGCATGCCCACGGACAGGATCGTGGCCCTGGGAATCACGCAGGTGCCGGAGGGACGACTCATCTTTCCCGGATTGACCGTGCGCGAGAACCTGCTCATGGGTGCCTACCTTCGCAAGGACAAGGCCGGGATAGCCCAGGATCTCGACCACGTGGACAGCCTCTTCCCGATCCTCAAGGAGCGCCGCACGCAGCACGGGGGCACGCTTTCCGGGGGCGAGCAGCAGATGCTCGCAATCGGCCGTGCCTTGATGGCCAGGCCCAAGCTCCTTCTGCTTGACGAACCTTCCCTTGGGCTGGCACCCATCGTGGTGGAGAACATCTTCGAGGTCATCAAGAAGATCAACGCCGAGGGCGTGACCGTGATGCTCGTGGAGCAGAACGCGCAGATGGCTCTTTCCATCGCCCATCGCGCCTATGTCCTTGAAACGGGCAAGGTCACGCTTTCAGGCGACGCAAAACAACTGATGAATGATCCCAAGGTGAAGTCCGCCTATCTCGGACTGGACTAG
- a CDS encoding branched-chain amino acid ABC transporter permease, with the protein MTISKTIKRALFLAVLTIPFLPFASDYVLHVLTLIMVYMVLAMGLNIVTGFIGMLDLGFVGFYGIGAYTCGLLTMTYGLSLWMLLPLAALNGMVWGVLRAAPTLRLSGDYFAIVTFGFSQLVVLFLTNEIWLTRGPLGLPGIEPAILDLSWLSKMLNPEWDWYWEFIGETPYFYMGLAMVVGIFLMIRRIEDSRVGRAWFAIREDPLAAASAGIDVQIYKVIAFGVSASIGALAGSFLARWTMFLSPDMFQFWESFLVLCMVVLGGLGNMTGSLIGSAVLIALGEILREVLPRLGMPAETRFIVYGMIMVLIMRFKPSGFMPRIADAALQNPIIIELRRTLKAKGIV; encoded by the coding sequence ATGACCATCTCCAAAACCATCAAGCGGGCCCTGTTCCTGGCGGTGCTGACGATTCCGTTTCTGCCGTTCGCCAGCGACTACGTGCTCCACGTGCTGACTCTCATCATGGTGTACATGGTCCTGGCCATGGGCCTGAACATCGTCACGGGCTTCATCGGCATGCTGGACCTCGGTTTCGTCGGTTTCTACGGCATCGGCGCCTACACCTGCGGGCTGCTGACCATGACCTACGGCTTGTCGCTGTGGATGCTGCTGCCGCTGGCGGCGCTCAACGGCATGGTCTGGGGCGTGTTGCGCGCCGCGCCGACGCTCAGGCTGTCGGGCGACTATTTCGCCATCGTGACCTTCGGCTTCTCCCAACTCGTGGTCCTGTTCCTGACGAACGAGATATGGCTCACGCGCGGCCCGCTCGGCCTGCCCGGCATCGAACCGGCGATCCTCGACCTGTCCTGGCTCTCGAAGATGCTGAATCCCGAATGGGACTGGTATTGGGAGTTCATCGGCGAGACGCCTTACTTCTACATGGGCCTGGCCATGGTCGTGGGCATCTTCCTGATGATCCGGCGCATCGAGGACTCCCGTGTCGGCCGCGCATGGTTCGCGATTCGCGAGGACCCCCTGGCCGCCGCCTCCGCCGGAATCGACGTGCAGATCTACAAGGTCATCGCCTTTGGCGTCTCCGCTTCCATCGGAGCCCTCGCAGGCAGTTTCCTGGCGCGCTGGACCATGTTCCTCTCGCCCGACATGTTCCAGTTCTGGGAGTCCTTCCTCGTGCTGTGCATGGTCGTGCTGGGCGGATTGGGCAACATGACCGGGTCGCTGATCGGCTCGGCCGTGCTCATCGCGCTGGGCGAGATCCTGCGCGAGGTGCTCCCTCGCCTGGGCATGCCGGCCGAGACCCGCTTCATCGTTTACGGTATGATCATGGTGCTCATCATGCGCTTCAAGCCTTCCGGTTTCATGCCAAGAATCGCCGATGCCGCGCTGCAAAATCCGATCATCATCGAACTGCGCCGCACGCTCAAGGCCAAGGGGATCGTCTGA
- a CDS encoding branched-chain amino acid ABC transporter permease, translating to MLEQQLINGLTLGVIYALIAVGYSMVYGVIELINFAHGEIYMFGAFFCATFITVLGVPFFPAIAMAMLCCGCLGVLLDIIAYRPLRKAPRLAALITAIGMSIFLQNLAMIIWGSRPRPFPQEALPTFFRETAFSFSGVHLSWLQVFIFALTIVLMISLNLVITKTKTGTAMRALAQNQKAAALMGINVNRVISFTFLIGSSLGAVAGILVSVFYNTMYPTMGYNAGVKAFSAAVLGGIGSVPGAMIGGIVLGVAEALGAGYISSLYRDGIAYAVLIAVILFKPTGFLGKSVRQKA from the coding sequence GTGCTCGAACAGCAACTTATCAACGGACTCACCCTGGGCGTGATCTATGCGCTCATCGCCGTGGGATACAGCATGGTCTACGGCGTCATCGAGCTGATCAACTTCGCCCATGGCGAAATCTACATGTTCGGCGCCTTTTTCTGCGCCACCTTCATCACCGTGCTCGGAGTGCCGTTCTTTCCGGCCATCGCCATGGCCATGCTCTGTTGCGGGTGTCTCGGCGTGCTGCTCGACATCATCGCCTACAGGCCGTTGCGCAAGGCTCCGCGACTCGCCGCGCTGATCACCGCCATCGGCATGTCCATTTTCTTGCAGAACCTGGCGATGATCATCTGGGGCAGCCGCCCCCGCCCCTTCCCCCAGGAGGCCCTTCCCACCTTCTTCCGCGAGACCGCGTTCTCCTTCTCCGGGGTGCACCTCAGCTGGCTGCAGGTCTTCATTTTCGCGCTGACAATCGTTCTCATGATCAGTCTGAACCTTGTCATCACCAAAACCAAGACCGGCACCGCCATGCGTGCTCTCGCCCAGAACCAGAAGGCCGCGGCGCTCATGGGCATCAACGTCAATCGAGTCATTTCCTTCACGTTTCTGATCGGTTCCTCCCTTGGCGCGGTGGCCGGCATTCTCGTTAGCGTTTTCTACAATACCATGTACCCGACCATGGGTTACAACGCCGGCGTGAAGGCCTTCTCGGCCGCTGTTTTGGGCGGGATCGGCTCGGTGCCAGGAGCCATGATCGGCGGCATCGTGCTCGGCGTGGCCGAAGCGCTCGGCGCGGGGTACATATCATCCCTGTACCGCGACGGCATCGCCTACGCGGTGCTTATCGCAGTCATCCTCTTCAAGCCCACGGGTTTCCTTGGAAAGTCCGTGCGCCAGAAGGCGTAA
- a CDS encoding ABC transporter ATP-binding protein: MAAQTKTPLLQVDSISKQFGGLMALSDVSFDVMPGRIMGLIGPNGAGKTTLFNCIAGVYTPTKGRLLFDAPDGQRLTNGFKPEKMTALGIARTFQNIRLFSELTVLDNVRIGRHCRTSAGVIGAIFRNKSQREEEQRIVDDAMRWLSFVGLESKAFYQSSALSYGDQRRLEIARALATGPRLILLDEPAAGMNPQETASLVKLIHAIMGQGITVVLIEHDMKLVMGICEHLVVLDHGMKIAEGGPREIRENPQVIEAYLGRGAAHA, from the coding sequence ATGGCCGCCCAGACCAAAACGCCGCTACTCCAGGTCGATTCCATCAGCAAACAGTTCGGGGGGCTCATGGCGCTCTCCGACGTCTCCTTCGACGTCATGCCCGGTCGGATCATGGGACTCATTGGCCCCAACGGAGCGGGGAAGACGACGCTCTTCAACTGTATCGCCGGGGTCTACACTCCCACCAAGGGGCGACTCCTGTTCGACGCTCCCGACGGGCAGAGGCTGACCAACGGCTTCAAGCCCGAAAAGATGACGGCGCTGGGCATCGCCCGCACGTTCCAGAACATCCGGCTCTTTTCCGAGCTGACCGTGTTGGACAACGTGCGCATCGGACGGCACTGCCGCACGTCCGCCGGAGTCATCGGGGCCATATTCCGGAACAAGAGCCAGCGTGAGGAAGAGCAGCGTATCGTGGACGACGCCATGCGCTGGCTTTCCTTCGTCGGGCTGGAAAGCAAGGCCTTCTACCAGTCCTCGGCACTGTCGTACGGCGATCAGCGCCGCCTGGAGATCGCCCGCGCCCTGGCCACGGGGCCGCGGCTGATCCTCCTGGACGAGCCCGCCGCCGGAATGAACCCCCAGGAAACAGCCTCGCTCGTGAAGCTTATCCATGCGATAATGGGTCAAGGGATCACAGTCGTGCTCATCGAGCACGACATGAAGTTGGTCATGGGCATTTGCGAGCACCTCGTGGTCCTGGACCACGGCATGAAGATCGCCGAGGGCGGGCCGCGCGAGATACGTGAGAACCCCCAGGTCATCGAAGCCTATCTGGGCAGGGGGGCGGCCCATGCTTAA
- the tatB gene encoding Sec-independent protein translocase protein TatB — translation MFGIGQFELLIIIVVALIVIGPGKLPDMMRTIGKGFAEFKRVSSDVKQTFDLEVRKAEVEARDKEEAVKKKAAARKEPPAAEPKTEVESAPTEVASADEPKAEAKTSATPGDKA, via the coding sequence ATGTTCGGCATCGGCCAGTTTGAACTGCTGATCATCATCGTCGTCGCGCTCATCGTCATCGGTCCCGGTAAACTGCCGGACATGATGCGCACCATCGGCAAGGGCTTCGCCGAGTTCAAGCGCGTTTCGAGCGACGTCAAGCAGACCTTCGACTTGGAGGTGCGCAAGGCGGAGGTCGAAGCGCGAGACAAGGAAGAAGCCGTCAAAAAGAAAGCCGCCGCCCGCAAGGAGCCTCCGGCTGCGGAGCCGAAGACGGAGGTCGAAAGCGCTCCTACCGAGGTCGCGTCGGCCGACGAGCCGAAGGCTGAGGCCAAGACATCCGCCACGCCCGGAGACAAGGCATGA
- the guaA gene encoding glutamine-hydrolyzing GMP synthase, with protein MEQFDRVVILDFGSQYTQLIARRVREAGVFSEIYPCTIAPEELKALDPKAVILSGGPASVLDADSPGLERSLLDLGVPVLGICYGMQLLSHSLGGKVTRAKDREYGRADLELIAPSVLLDGLRSSHSHKVWMSHGDHVETAPEGFTVIARTPSVPIAAMACDEKRIYALQFHPEVAHTDDGEIILHNFLFKIANVKPGWTMASFVESTVADLREKIGDARVICGLSGGIDSTVVALLLHKAIGKQLTCIFVDNGLLRMNEREEVIGYLERHFDLNLVTVDAAERFLSLLAGVEDPEKKRKTIGYTFIEVFDEEAAKITDVKYLAQGTLYPDVIESVSFKGGPSAVIKSHHNVGGLPEKMNLSLVEPLRELFKDEVRKVAMELGLPDYIIWRHPFPGPGLAIRVIGEITTERLEILRQADRIVQQELLATDWYRKVWQGFAVLLPLKTVGVMGDDRTYEHVIALRIVDSIDAMTADWTRLPTEILARISNRIINEVKGVNRVVLDISSKPPSTIEWE; from the coding sequence ATGGAACAGTTCGATCGCGTCGTCATTCTCGATTTCGGTTCGCAATACACCCAACTTATCGCGCGCCGGGTGCGCGAGGCCGGGGTCTTTTCGGAGATTTATCCCTGCACCATCGCTCCGGAAGAATTGAAGGCTCTCGACCCCAAGGCCGTCATCCTCTCTGGAGGTCCGGCCAGCGTCCTCGACGCCGATTCGCCCGGACTTGAGCGTAGCCTGCTCGACCTGGGCGTGCCCGTGCTCGGCATCTGCTACGGCATGCAACTCCTCTCCCACTCGCTCGGGGGCAAGGTCACGCGGGCCAAGGACCGCGAGTATGGCCGCGCCGATCTGGAACTGATCGCGCCAAGCGTGCTTCTGGATGGGTTGCGTTCTTCGCACAGCCACAAAGTCTGGATGTCGCACGGCGATCACGTCGAGACCGCGCCCGAGGGTTTCACGGTCATCGCCCGCACGCCGTCCGTGCCCATCGCGGCCATGGCCTGCGACGAGAAGCGCATCTACGCCCTGCAGTTCCATCCCGAGGTCGCGCATACGGACGACGGCGAGATCATCCTGCACAATTTCCTCTTCAAGATCGCGAACGTGAAGCCGGGCTGGACCATGGCCTCGTTCGTGGAATCCACCGTGGCCGACCTGCGCGAGAAGATCGGCGACGCGCGCGTGATCTGCGGCCTTTCGGGCGGCATAGATTCCACCGTCGTCGCGCTGTTGCTGCACAAGGCCATCGGCAAGCAGTTGACCTGCATCTTTGTGGACAACGGTCTTTTGCGCATGAACGAGCGTGAGGAGGTCATCGGCTATCTCGAACGCCATTTCGACCTCAACCTCGTGACCGTGGACGCGGCCGAGCGCTTCCTGTCGCTTTTGGCCGGAGTCGAGGATCCGGAAAAGAAGCGCAAGACCATCGGTTACACCTTCATCGAGGTCTTCGACGAGGAAGCGGCCAAGATCACGGACGTGAAGTACTTGGCCCAGGGCACCCTGTATCCGGACGTCATCGAATCCGTGTCTTTCAAAGGCGGGCCCTCGGCGGTCATCAAGAGCCACCACAACGTGGGCGGCTTGCCCGAGAAGATGAATCTTTCCCTGGTGGAGCCGTTGCGCGAGTTGTTCAAGGACGAGGTGCGCAAGGTCGCCATGGAGTTGGGGCTGCCCGACTACATCATCTGGCGTCATCCCTTCCCCGGCCCCGGCCTGGCCATTCGCGTCATCGGTGAGATCACGACCGAACGCCTGGAGATCCTGCGTCAGGCCGACCGCATCGTGCAGCAGGAACTTTTGGCCACGGACTGGTACCGTAAGGTCTGGCAGGGTTTCGCCGTGTTGTTGCCGCTGAAGACCGTAGGCGTCATGGGCGACGACCGCACCTATGAGCACGTCATCGCGCTTCGCATCGTGGACAGCATCGACGCCATGACCGCGGACTGGACGCGCCTGCCCACGGAGATCCTGGCCCGCATCTCGAACCGGATCATCAACGAGGTCAAGGGCGTCAACCGCGTCGTCCTCGACATCTCGTCTAAACCGCCTAGCACCATCGAGTGGGAGTAG
- the tatC gene encoding twin-arginine translocase subunit TatC, with translation MSLLEHLGELRTRLVRCVIAAFVGLIACWGFKERILDVLMEPMLKVLEASGQTHFIYLQPAEAFFTYVKASFLGGLILTSPYLFYQLWSFIAPGLYPHERKWLIPIALFSALLFVSGACFGYFVVFPVGFDYFASFISPQLQFLPALATYFGFAVKMLLAFGLIFEMPLFILFLARLGMVTAAGMRRMRRYNILIIFIVAAILTPPDPFSQTLMALPLLVLYEISIYVASIFGRKAPEKEEKEDEEAKEERAGEEA, from the coding sequence ATGTCGCTCCTCGAACATCTTGGTGAACTGCGCACCCGGCTTGTGCGCTGCGTCATCGCCGCGTTTGTGGGCCTTATCGCCTGCTGGGGCTTCAAGGAGCGCATCCTCGACGTGCTCATGGAGCCCATGCTCAAGGTGCTTGAAGCCAGCGGCCAGACCCACTTCATCTATCTTCAGCCCGCCGAGGCTTTCTTCACCTACGTCAAGGCCAGCTTTCTCGGCGGCCTAATTCTGACAAGCCCGTATCTTTTCTACCAGTTGTGGTCGTTCATCGCTCCAGGGCTGTACCCTCACGAGCGCAAGTGGCTGATTCCCATAGCTCTTTTCTCTGCCCTGCTGTTCGTTTCAGGGGCTTGTTTCGGATATTTCGTGGTCTTCCCCGTGGGTTTCGACTATTTTGCCAGTTTCATCAGCCCGCAGCTTCAATTCCTGCCCGCGCTGGCCACCTATTTCGGCTTTGCCGTGAAGATGCTGCTAGCTTTCGGCTTGATCTTCGAAATGCCGCTCTTCATCCTTTTCCTGGCCAGGCTCGGCATGGTCACGGCGGCGGGCATGCGGCGCATGCGGCGCTACAATATCCTTATCATCTTCATCGTGGCGGCCATCCTGACGCCGCCAGACCCCTTCTCGCAGACGCTCATGGCCCTGCCGCTGCTCGTACTTTACGAGATCAGCATCTATGTGGCTTCCATCTTCGGTC